Proteins encoded within one genomic window of Lysinibacillus sphaericus:
- a CDS encoding D-serine ammonia-lyase, translating into MENDLKHELFHQYPLLETIKNRETVFWENTKWTKKAKTTLFSNEEVKDAEETLQRFSSYLTIAYPELLHSKGLIESPIQQIAQMKKALERMFALSIPGKFVLKCDHTLPISGSIKARGGIYEVLKHAERLAIANGMLTIEDDYAVFATEELRTFFQQYTIAVGSTGNLGLSIGIMAKKLGFNVVVHMSSDAKEWKKALLREKGATVIEYKADYSVAVEQGRLEASQNPMCHFIDDENSKDLFAGYAVAAKRLKVQLEKTNIQVDKAHPLFVYLPCGVGGGPGGVAYGLREIFGEHVHIFFAEPTASPCMMIGLMTGLHDEISVEDIGLDNQTEADGLAVGRASKFVGKVMESYISGCYTVKDEELFMSLALAMESEGVFLEPSAHAGMFGPIHLLKNGQNYIEKHHLQDIMEQATHLVWATGGSMVPQEMREEYMAKVNM; encoded by the coding sequence ATGGAAAATGACCTAAAACACGAATTATTTCACCAATATCCACTATTAGAAACGATAAAAAATCGGGAGACTGTATTTTGGGAGAATACAAAATGGACGAAAAAGGCAAAAACAACACTCTTTTCTAACGAGGAGGTTAAAGATGCGGAAGAAACGCTGCAACGCTTTTCTTCCTATTTAACTATTGCTTATCCTGAACTATTACACAGTAAAGGGCTGATTGAATCGCCTATTCAACAAATTGCACAAATGAAGAAGGCACTCGAGAGAATGTTCGCACTATCCATTCCAGGTAAATTCGTTTTAAAATGTGATCACACGTTGCCTATCTCTGGCTCCATCAAAGCTCGTGGTGGAATCTATGAAGTTTTAAAGCATGCAGAGCGTTTGGCGATTGCTAATGGTATGTTAACAATAGAAGATGATTATGCGGTGTTCGCCACTGAAGAACTACGGACGTTTTTTCAGCAGTATACGATTGCCGTAGGTTCAACTGGTAATTTAGGGCTCAGTATCGGCATAATGGCTAAAAAATTAGGGTTCAATGTCGTTGTACATATGTCTAGTGACGCAAAAGAGTGGAAGAAAGCGTTGCTAAGAGAAAAAGGTGCAACGGTTATTGAATATAAAGCAGACTATAGTGTTGCTGTAGAACAGGGGCGTCTGGAAGCTTCACAAAATCCAATGTGTCATTTTATTGATGATGAAAATTCAAAAGATTTATTTGCTGGCTATGCAGTAGCAGCAAAACGCCTAAAAGTCCAGTTAGAAAAGACAAACATTCAAGTGGACAAAGCACATCCATTGTTCGTTTATTTACCATGTGGGGTAGGGGGTGGACCTGGAGGGGTTGCATACGGTTTACGTGAAATATTCGGGGAGCATGTTCATATCTTCTTTGCGGAGCCAACTGCCTCACCTTGTATGATGATTGGGCTTATGACAGGCTTACATGATGAAATCAGTGTAGAGGATATTGGCTTGGACAATCAAACAGAAGCAGACGGTCTTGCTGTAGGGCGTGCTTCTAAATTTGTAGGAAAAGTGATGGAATCGTATATTAGCGGTTGCTATACCGTAAAAGATGAAGAATTGTTTATGTCCCTTGCTTTAGCAATGGAAAGTGAAGGGGTATTTTTAGAGCCTTCTGCACATGCGGGAATGTTTGGTCCCATTCATTTGCTAAAGAACGGACAAAACTATATAGAAAAGCATCATTTACAGGATATAATGGAACAAGCTACACATCTTGTCTGGGCAACAGGGGGAAGTATGGTACCACAAGAGATGCGAGAAGAGTACATGGCGAAGGTGAACATGTAG
- a CDS encoding YaiI/YqxD family protein, with the protein MKVLIDADACPVVDLALSISSEFEIETILFCDTSHRIERDNVITIIVPKGPDSVDFTLVNALSKHDIVITQDYGLAAMVLARGGYPIDQNGREMSNENIERLLDMRHVGQKIRRAGGRTKGPKKRTKENNMLFEMKFRQICERAILAQKMEESADGK; encoded by the coding sequence GTGAAGGTATTAATTGATGCTGATGCCTGTCCAGTCGTGGATTTAGCGCTATCTATATCATCTGAGTTTGAGATTGAAACTATCTTGTTTTGCGATACATCACACCGTATTGAACGTGATAATGTAATAACAATTATTGTACCAAAGGGTCCAGATTCGGTTGATTTCACGCTAGTGAATGCGCTTTCAAAACATGATATTGTTATTACACAGGATTACGGTTTAGCGGCCATGGTGTTGGCACGTGGAGGTTATCCAATCGATCAAAATGGCAGGGAAATGTCTAATGAAAATATCGAACGTTTGCTCGATATGCGCCATGTTGGGCAGAAAATTAGACGTGCTGGAGGACGAACCAAGGGACCTAAAAAAAGAACGAAAGAAAATAATATGCTGTTCGAAATGAAATTTCGACAAATTTGTGAACGAGCAATTTTAGCGCAAAAAATGGAGGAATCAGCAGATGGAAAATGA
- the gdhA gene encoding NADP-specific glutamate dehydrogenase — protein sequence MTTTTLSNEQLAQEYVDGVFEQLKQQNSHQAEFLQAAEEIFLSLVPVFAQHPEYIKANILSRIVEPDRIISFRVAWQDDNNQVQVNRGYRVQYSNVMGPYKGGLRFHPSVNESIIKFLGFEQIFKNALTGQPIGGGKGGSNFNPKGKSDSEIMRFCQAFMTELYRHIGPDVDVPAGDIGVGAREVGYLWGQYKRLTKANESGVLTGKTPGYGGSLARKEATGYGTVYFVEEMLKDANDSFEGKTVVVSGSGNVSTYAIEKAQAYGAKVVACSDSSGYIYDPEGLDLDAVKEIKEVKGDRISTYVNYRPNATFTEGCTGIWSIPCDIALPCATQNEINGDAARTLISNGVKAIGEGANMPSDLEAINEFLNAGVLFGPAKAANAGGVAVSALEMAQDSSRVFWSFEEVDAKLHQIMKNIYADSKAAADKYGYPGNLVVGANIAGFIKVADGMLSEGVY from the coding sequence ATGACAACAACAACTTTAAGCAATGAACAATTAGCACAAGAATACGTTGACGGCGTGTTCGAGCAACTAAAACAACAAAATAGCCATCAAGCGGAGTTTTTACAAGCAGCTGAAGAAATTTTCCTTTCATTAGTGCCTGTATTTGCACAACACCCTGAATATATTAAAGCAAATATTCTTTCTCGTATCGTTGAGCCAGATCGCATCATTTCATTCCGTGTCGCTTGGCAAGATGATAACAACCAAGTACAAGTGAACCGTGGTTACCGCGTTCAATACAGCAATGTAATGGGTCCTTACAAAGGTGGACTTCGTTTCCACCCTTCTGTAAACGAATCAATTATTAAGTTTTTAGGTTTTGAGCAAATCTTTAAAAACGCTTTAACTGGTCAACCAATCGGTGGTGGTAAAGGTGGATCTAACTTTAATCCAAAAGGTAAATCCGATTCAGAAATCATGCGCTTCTGCCAAGCATTCATGACTGAATTATACCGTCATATTGGGCCAGATGTCGATGTTCCTGCTGGTGATATCGGTGTAGGTGCTCGTGAAGTGGGTTATCTATGGGGTCAATACAAACGTTTAACAAAAGCAAATGAATCTGGCGTATTAACAGGTAAAACTCCTGGTTATGGTGGTTCATTAGCTCGTAAAGAAGCAACTGGTTACGGTACAGTATACTTTGTAGAAGAAATGTTAAAAGATGCAAATGATTCTTTTGAAGGTAAAACAGTTGTCGTTTCTGGTTCTGGTAATGTATCGACTTATGCAATTGAAAAAGCTCAAGCTTATGGTGCTAAAGTAGTTGCGTGCTCTGACTCTTCAGGCTATATCTATGATCCAGAAGGTTTAGATCTTGATGCCGTTAAAGAAATTAAAGAAGTAAAAGGTGACCGTATATCAACTTACGTTAATTACCGTCCAAATGCTACATTTACAGAAGGTTGTACAGGAATTTGGTCAATTCCATGTGATATCGCGCTTCCATGTGCTACACAAAACGAAATCAATGGCGACGCTGCTCGTACATTAATCTCAAACGGTGTAAAAGCAATTGGTGAAGGTGCTAACATGCCATCTGACCTTGAAGCAATTAACGAATTTTTAAATGCTGGCGTATTATTTGGTCCTGCTAAAGCAGCAAATGCTGGTGGTGTTGCTGTATCTGCACTAGAAATGGCACAAGATTCAAGCCGTGTATTCTGGTCATTTGAAGAAGTAGATGCGAAGTTACACCAAATTATGAAAAATATCTACGCAGATAGTAAAGCTGCTGCTGATAAATACGGTTACCCAGGCAACTTAGTTGTTGGAGCAAACATCGCTGGCTTTATTAAAGTTGCTGATGGTATGCTATCTGAAGGCGTATATTAA
- a CDS encoding phosphoribosylaminoimidazolesuccinocarboxamide synthase produces the protein MELLYTGKTKNVFKLEDGHYLLKFKDDVTGENGVFDPGANTVGLTIDGAGLAGLRLTSYFYSKLNEQGVPTHYVDANFDDATMTVKPATVFGKGLEVICRFKAVGSFLRRYGAYVQEGQPLDSFVEVTIKDDDRLDPPISEDALAMLNLLTHEEYAILKQRTIEISKFVGAELAKKGLKLYDIKLEFGRDAQTNEILLIDEISGGNMRAYKGEQYIEPLELEKIMLAD, from the coding sequence GTGGAATTATTGTATACAGGTAAAACGAAAAATGTGTTCAAATTAGAAGATGGTCATTATTTATTAAAATTTAAAGATGATGTAACTGGTGAAAATGGCGTATTTGATCCGGGCGCAAATACTGTTGGTTTAACAATTGATGGTGCAGGTCTTGCAGGTCTTCGCCTAACTTCTTATTTCTACTCAAAACTAAACGAACAAGGTGTCCCTACTCACTACGTAGACGCAAACTTCGATGATGCTACAATGACTGTAAAGCCCGCAACTGTTTTTGGAAAAGGGTTAGAAGTCATTTGCCGATTCAAAGCTGTTGGTTCTTTCCTACGTCGCTATGGTGCTTACGTACAAGAAGGACAACCTTTAGACTCTTTCGTAGAAGTAACAATCAAAGATGATGATCGTCTAGATCCTCCAATTTCTGAAGATGCTTTAGCGATGTTAAACCTGTTAACACATGAAGAATATGCTATTTTAAAACAACGCACAATTGAAATTTCTAAATTTGTTGGTGCAGAGCTTGCGAAAAAAGGCTTAAAACTATACGATATTAAATTAGAATTCGGCCGTGACGCACAAACAAATGAAATATTATTAATTGATGAAATCTCTGGCGGCAATATGCGCGCTTACAAAGGTGAACAATATATTGAGCCATTAGAGCTTGAAAAAATTATGTTAGCTGACTAA
- a CDS encoding YIP1 family protein gives MENYNETPQQERSKVNPFLSTWMHPKQTARYMIDAKSIGYAILVMSIAYIGAMLTGLIDSNFLLDVSPWIIVLFCVILAPISAIIGTAFSTLIFWLVGKLFKGSATFSEMFKGLSLAGVPFIALIPFYLIWLFTSPESLMDANYMESAPWIFWPSILMTAVTSIWSMVITVGVVAEAHQFSNWKAFFTVLIPSIVGVVILFILLIIIFIGIIGISMI, from the coding sequence ATGGAAAACTATAATGAAACACCGCAACAAGAAAGGTCTAAAGTGAATCCGTTTCTGTCTACTTGGATGCATCCAAAGCAAACTGCTCGCTATATGATTGATGCCAAATCAATCGGTTATGCAATTCTTGTTATGTCCATTGCCTATATTGGAGCTATGCTTACTGGTCTTATAGATAGTAATTTTTTACTTGATGTATCCCCTTGGATTATCGTGCTATTCTGTGTGATTTTAGCACCGATTTCAGCAATTATTGGTACAGCGTTTTCTACCCTAATTTTTTGGTTAGTCGGTAAATTATTTAAAGGTAGTGCAACGTTTTCCGAAATGTTTAAAGGATTGAGCTTAGCGGGTGTACCATTTATTGCGCTTATTCCATTCTACTTAATATGGCTATTTACATCACCTGAGTCTTTAATGGATGCTAACTACATGGAATCAGCCCCTTGGATTTTTTGGCCGTCAATACTTATGACAGCTGTTACTAGCATTTGGTCTATGGTTATTACAGTTGGCGTTGTAGCAGAAGCACATCAATTTTCAAATTGGAAGGCATTCTTTACAGTTCTTATTCCTTCAATTGTTGGTGTAGTCATACTATTTATCCTTCTTATTATCATATTCATCGGAATAATCGGTATCAGTATGATTTAA